The Schistocerca piceifrons isolate TAMUIC-IGC-003096 chromosome 5, iqSchPice1.1, whole genome shotgun sequence genome has a segment encoding these proteins:
- the LOC124798164 gene encoding poly [ADP-ribose] polymerase tankyrase-1-like codes for MLHCMIPKANPLGTRTLSAPATTEGGPATTEGGPATTEGGPATTEGGPATTEGGPAATEGGPATTEGGPATTEGGPATTEGGPATTEGGPATTEGGPATTEGGPATTEGGPATTEGGPATTEGGLATTEGGPATTEGGLATTEGGPATTEGGLATTEGGPDTTEDEGAMPATTEVGPTPASHRQLPCDPSQAHVTAALPTIPHHTASPDEATASPMRNLSGGERDGRLIQAAKQGAVEVLQALLAMGADVGARDENWSGWTALHWAAYWGDAEAVRCLVDGGAQVDARDHRKIAPLHLAAFNGHTAVVQMLLASSADPNCRHHWGGTPLHGAAYSGHADVVAVLLEAGTEMRARDNMGKTSLDYARLNKHQHLEEMLS; via the exons CGCGCCAGCCACTACAGAGGGTGGACCAGCCACTACAGAGGGTGGACCAGCCACTACAGAGGGTGGACCAGCCACTACAGAGGGTGGACCAGCCACTACAGAGGGTGGACCAGCCGCTACAGAGGGTGGACCAGCCACTACAGAGGGTGGACCAGCCACTACAGAGGGTGGACCAGCCACTACAGAGGGTGGACCAGCCACTACAGAGGGTGGACCAGCCACTACAGAGGGTGGACCAGCCACTACAGAGGGTGGACCAGCCACTACAGAGGGTGGACCAGCCACTACAGAGGGTGGACCAGCCACTACAGAGGGTGGACTAGCCACTACAGAGGGTGGACCAGCCACTACAGAGGGTGGACTAGCCACTACAGAGGGTGGACCAGCCACTACAGAGGGTGGACTAGCCACTACAGAGGGTGGACCAGACACCACAGAAGATGAGGGTGCTATGCCAGCCACTACAGAGGTTGGGCCCACCCCTGCCTCTCACCGCCAACTCCCCTGCGACCCCAGCCAAGCTCACGTCACAGCTGCACTGCCCACGATTCCCCACCATACAGCTTCGCCTGATGAAGCCACAGCCTCCCCCATGCG GAACCTTTCTGGAGGAGAGAGAGACGGGAGGCTGATACAGGCAGCTAAGCAGGGGGCGGTGGAGGTGTTGCAGGCGCTCCTTGCGATGGGCGCAGACGTGGGGGCGAGAGACGAGAACTGGAGTGGATGGACCGCCCTCCACTGGGCAGCTTACTGGGGAGATGCGGAGGCGGTGAGGTGCCTGGTAGATGGCGGGGCCCAAGTGGACGCCAGAGACCACAGGAAGATCGCGCCTCTGCATCTGGCTGCATTCAATGGCCACACGGCCGTGGTACAGATGCTCCTGGCGTCCTCTGCTGATCCCAACTGCAGGCACCATTGGGGAGGAACACCTCTGCATGGGGCAGCATACAGTGGCCACGCAGACGTGGTGGCTGTGTTGCTGGAGGCAGGAACTGAGATGCGAGCCAGAGACAACATGGGGAAGACCTCCCTGGACTACGCCAGGCTGAATAAACACCAGCACCTGGAAGAGATGCTGTCTTGA